One part of the Xylanimonas allomyrinae genome encodes these proteins:
- a CDS encoding M15 family metallopeptidase yields MGARRRRAGMARLTRVTIASVVVVVLVVGACAVVTHRRGISRQLDEVTAQTAQAQAAERALVARLADEITTAKSLFTSSEGAVADDGVRDGLAGAIEAAEKEKADAKGVVHGASLTAARAALRAANAEVAHAKGAEAALRAAIDAVRASHAGYLLDEATKAASAAKLALDASIEAADKTLTESEGKVGDDSVRRALKDALDAARQNRDHAVDASSADALGAAAKEFAAAQAALDAAAHVVSEAVSAKAAADEAARAAADRASATAGGSSAGATPGGSATGSAAAAGSAPVSGRELCAKYGNGRIPASALVQVPWAPTVTWIEPAHPMLLAPSAFAGLERLNEAFSGAFGMSLPLDDAYRSYEDQVDAKAQQGDWAAKPGTSNHGCGIAIDVPDYRYGHEDFGPDGEKYHWLVANARQFGWATGRVAGEPWHLEFVG; encoded by the coding sequence ATGGGCGCGCGCCGTCGTCGTGCGGGAATGGCTCGTTTGACACGAGTCACCATTGCATCTGTCGTTGTCGTCGTTCTTGTCGTCGGCGCCTGCGCCGTCGTGACCCATCGGCGGGGCATCTCTCGCCAGCTCGATGAGGTGACGGCCCAGACGGCGCAGGCGCAGGCGGCTGAGCGCGCGTTGGTCGCTCGCCTCGCCGACGAGATCACCACGGCGAAGTCCCTCTTCACGTCGAGCGAGGGCGCGGTCGCTGACGACGGCGTTCGCGATGGGCTCGCGGGCGCGATCGAGGCCGCTGAGAAGGAGAAGGCGGACGCCAAAGGAGTCGTGCATGGCGCGTCGCTGACAGCGGCGCGCGCTGCGCTCCGCGCCGCGAACGCCGAGGTGGCTCATGCGAAGGGCGCGGAGGCCGCGCTTCGGGCTGCGATCGATGCGGTGCGCGCGTCGCACGCGGGGTACCTGCTCGACGAGGCGACCAAGGCGGCGTCTGCGGCGAAGCTGGCTCTCGACGCCTCGATCGAGGCGGCCGACAAGACGCTGACCGAGTCCGAGGGCAAGGTGGGCGACGACTCGGTCCGGCGGGCGTTGAAGGACGCGCTCGACGCCGCACGGCAGAACCGCGACCACGCAGTGGACGCGAGCTCGGCCGACGCGCTCGGCGCGGCCGCGAAGGAGTTCGCGGCCGCTCAGGCCGCCCTCGACGCAGCGGCTCACGTCGTGAGCGAGGCGGTGTCCGCGAAGGCCGCGGCGGACGAGGCTGCTCGTGCGGCCGCCGACAGGGCGTCGGCGACCGCCGGCGGGTCGTCCGCGGGGGCGACGCCGGGCGGTTCGGCCACCGGGTCGGCGGCGGCCGCCGGCTCGGCCCCCGTCTCAGGGCGGGAACTGTGCGCCAAGTACGGGAACGGGCGCATTCCGGCGTCTGCCCTCGTACAGGTGCCGTGGGCTCCGACGGTTACGTGGATCGAGCCGGCCCACCCGATGCTGCTCGCGCCGTCGGCGTTCGCGGGCCTTGAGCGGCTGAACGAGGCGTTCTCCGGGGCGTTCGGGATGAGCCTGCCGCTCGACGACGCCTACCGGTCCTATGAGGACCAGGTCGACGCGAAGGCGCAGCAGGGCGACTGGGCGGCAAAGCCGGGAACGTCGAACCACGGGTGCGGCATCGCGATCGACGTGCCGGACTACCGGTACGGTCACGAGGACTTCGGCCCTGACGGGGAGAAGTACCACTGGTTGGTAGCCAATGCACGGCAGTTCGGCTGGGCTACCGGAAGAGTGGCAGGCGAGCCATGGCA